The genomic window TGAGCTGGTTCGCGGTTTTTTTAGGCCCGGTGTTGGTGTGTCTGCTGGGCATGTTGCCATTGTTGGTTTGTGTCGCCTATTGGCGTCGACTGCAGTCACAGAAGACTCGCCAGAACCCTCTAACGCGGAAACTGTTACGCAGCCCCGGTCATTCACTGCGCAAAAAAATTGATGATCTTGATATCGAAGTGGATGCGATACTCTCCGCATGGATCTTGCTTCCTCCGCTCCTCTGTCTGGTACATGTGTCGGATTCGTATTTTCGTGGAACTCCTGAAAGCGCCGATCGAGTCGTCATGGGTATGTTCGCTGCAATTGGCATTTCCCTGGTGATTGGTCGCACGCTTTTCAAAAGATTCGACGAGCTGCGCCAGTTCAAGCTTGGGCTGGAGGGTGAACTGGCGACGGGCCAAGAGCTAGACCAGTTGATGCTAGAGGGGTGTAGAGTGTTCCATGACATCCCATTTCCATACGGCAACATTGACCATGTCGTGGTCAGTCGCAGCGGCGTGTTTACTGTCAATACGAAGATGCGAGGCAAGCCGAAGGAAGGGGAAGGGAAGGCAGAGATCGTTGTGGATCACGAGAAAGACGAGATCCGATTCCCTGACTTCAAATGGCGAATTCCCAACAGGCAACTTGAAACGGAAGCTCGTTGGCTCTCGCAGCACCTGTCTGCGGCAATGGGTGAGACCATCATAGCTGAGCCCGTCTTGGCTCTTCCCGGCTGGTACATCTCGAACCGAATCGGCCGCGGCAACGTGTTCGTCATCAATCCGGTCAAACCCAAGCGGTTCTTCGTCCATTCGAGGCAGGTGCTCTCAGATACACGCGTCAGCCAATTGGCCCATCATTTGGAGCAATTGTGCCGCGATGTGCAGCCCTCATTCCGCGAAGATCCAAGCTGGGAAACACCTCCTTCAAGCTGAACGCAAATGGGGACCGCAAATGGGGACATGAACCAAGCCTGCACGCATCGATTGCTAGCAGCGGACGGGGGCAGGTTGCGAATGGAAAGAGAAGGTCCATGTCCCCATTTGCCTCTCCCATTTGCCTCTTCTCTTCTCATGCGACGGACCGCGCGTGGGCAGGGCAAACACATTGCTTTCTAAACCGGAGTACGGCGAGGCACGCGATTGCGAAACCAAAGATCACGGCACTGCTCGGTTCGGGGACAGAGCTGTTTGTGATGGCGCTGGTTGTGATCGTCGCGAAACCGTCGGTCGTCAGCGCATCCAACTCCATTCCCCAGCCTGAAACCAGATCGGCCGTGGAGGGATCGAAGTCGGTGGCACGCAGGTTAGTGACCTCTCCGGGAACGCTGCCCGCCGTAAAGGTCAGCGTCCCCAACAGAATGCTGTTGCCAAAAATTGGCGCAAACGGACCGGCAACGCTGTCCACAAAACCCGCACTGATGCCGGGATCGAGGCTCAGATCAGGTCCCAACAGCATGTCGTCGAAGGCCGCCGACGGTTGTATGTCGGCCAACGACCCAACGGTCGCCGGATCGGTTGGCGGTGTGTCGTTGAAGAACACTCGGACGCCGCCGGTGAACAGACCGTCGGTGGTGAGCACGGTGTCCGGATTCGTTTGCGTGAGGAAGATCTGTGTCTCGACGGTCGCACCGGGCTGAACCACGTAGTTTGCCTGGTCGAAGGAAAATATCAGTGCGGCTGACGCGGACGGACTGGTCAACATGGTCAGCATCAATAACAGTAAAGCGGTTCGTTTCATTGGTGGGCTCCTGAACATCAGCGGATGTGCTCTCTGGAAGGTGATTGTGGTGGCGCCCGACGTGGCCGCGTTCGAAGGGTTCGTGTTGGCTTTCCATTCGATCATGGATGAAGGATCCGGCGATAGTTGGATTGAAATGACTGGAAGTCGTGGATGTCGACTTCTCCGTCGCCGTCAAAGTCCAACGCAGAATTGAACCCTGTGTCGCCGATGCCGCGGGCGTAGGTTTGCAGCAGGAACCAGTAGTCTCGACGGTCAACGTCCCGGTCTCCGTCTGCGTCACCGAAGAGCCGGAAGAAATCGTCGGTGGCAGAGACGCCCGCCCGACCGTCCCCGTCACCGTCCAGAATGTTGCCAGAAGTGTCCGTGACCTGAGTGTCGATGACGTTCAGGGTGTAGTTCCCGTCCGGCAGGGACCCGCCAATGATCTCTGGTCCGCTAAAGGTTAATGTGGTGACCGTTTTTCCATCCACAATTTGTGAGGCCACCGTGGGCACGAACGACGTGTTCGTTGTCGTGTTCTGCACCGAGAACGAATTGGCGTCCACCGAGACGACCTCGCTGAAACGAACCGTGATTTCGGAGACCATGCTGCGCTGAGCATCACCACCGTTGATCTCGATGTCGACAGTTGGAGCAGTGATGTCGGCGACGCTGAACTCGGTCGCATCATCTTCGCCGGCTTCCGAAGGCACGCCATTGCCGTTCGGGTCGGGATCGGATCCCGAGTCAGACCGATCGATAGAGGTCACGCTGCCGGGACCCGTTGACGTCACGGCAGACTGATTCGAGTAAACGCCGAATCCGCGACCTTGATCCGTGATGGTCGAGAGCGTCACAACGATCCGAATCTGCGCTGTCCCGCCCGACTGAAGTGTGCTGCCTGCGGACAGGAGTTCGGTGGTGCCGCTTCCGTCATACGCCGGGTTTAATGTCAAAGTGCCGGGATCGCTGACCAGTACGGGAGCCGATGCGAGCACGAAGTTGCCCGCGCCAAACGTGTTGTCCAGATCGTTTACCAGCATCAGATTGCCGGCCACTTGCGTGCCGAAGTTCTCGACGAACACGTCGATCGTGATCTGATTTCCTGCGACCGTCACCGTGTTTGCTGCACCCACAACTGCCGTGCTGCGGACCTCGAAGGCCCCCAAGTCGGGCACGGCATCGCGGGTCACGCCACGCTGATCCGTCAGGGGAGCGGCGGTGGCTGTGCCGGCGTTGATGGCGGGCGAACCGGGCAGCAGGGCATGCGTCGCGGTCGGACCGCCGTTGTTCTGCAGCGGGCCCAGCAACGGATCGCCGGTCAGGGTGTTCGAGAGTCCGGCGGGAATGTTACCGTCTCCAATCAGATTGTTCGCGCCCGTGATCGATCCCGGCCCGGTTGACGCAATCAGATCGCCGCCAGAGGGCTGCCGGCCACGATCGTGTTCTGCAGCGTCGCTGTGCCTCCGTTGTTGTGAATGCCACCGCCCAGGGTGGCGGTGTTTCGGTGGATCGTGGTGTTGGTGATTGTCGCCGTGGTCCCGGATCCGAAATTCTCGATCGCCCCGCCCAAGTCCGCTTGGTTGTCAGTGAACGTAGCGTTCGCCAGCAGCAGGTTGCCGTAATTGATGATCGCGCCACCACCATTGCTGGCCGAGTTCCCCGCGAAGGTTGACTCGCTGATCGTGGCGGATCCGAAGACGCGGACCGCTCCGCCGTTGAACCCAGCTTGGTTGGCCAGGAACGACGAGCGGCGAACGGTCAGCGCCCCATCCGAGTTGATCGCCGCACCGAGAAATGCCACGTTTGCGGTAAAGACCGAGTCGACAATCTGAAGATTGGCGCTGTTGAGGATCGCGCCGCCGGCGTCACTGGCCGGCGTCTGACCGCGTGTGAAGGTCAAGCCCTGCAAAGTGACGTCGCCGGCCGATCCGGGGATGTTGAAGAGTCTCGTCGATTCTTGCCCATCCAGGATGGTACTGGACGCTCCGTTGCCCGTGATCGTCAGATCTTCGGTGATCGTCAGTTCGCCGAGATTCAACGCCATCGTGTCGGGCGCGGCATCTAGGAAGTTCGTTCCACCAGATGCCGAACCATCACCAAACGTGATCGTGTCGGGGCCGGGAATGGCGTTGGCATTCAGGACCGCCTGTCGCAGCGACCCGGTGCCGCCGTCGGTATCGGTGGTCACGAGGAAACCGTTTTGAGCAATCGTGACCGCGGCCGTATTAGCCGAACCATCGATGACGTAATTACCTGTGGCCAGGTCGAGTGTGATGGTCTCGTCGGCTTCGGCTTCGTCGGTGGCATCGGTAAGTGCGGTCAGCGTGATGTCGAGTGTCGGATCGCCGTCGGGGAACGTCACGGAGAAGTTGCCGCCGCTGACATCGATCGGCGGATTGGCACCGACGGTCAATTCAAATTCGCTGTCCGCGGCGGTGCTGGTCCCGTTTCGCGTTAGATTGACGGTCAACGTCCCAAAGACATTGTTGCGTGTCAGGCGAACCGTGGCAGCGTCGTCTTCGGCAAGCGTGTCCGGAGCAACGTTGATAGCGACCAGGTTCTCGTCGTCGTCGGTGATCGTGCCCACTGCGGTGCCGTTGCCGATCATCACTCGGAAAGGATCAGCAACGTTGCTGAAACGAGCGTTGCTCAACGCCACATCGAAAGTCTCATCCAACTCGACAGTCGCGTCATCGGTGATGTTGAAAATGACGTCGACCGACGTCTGGCCAGCCGTCAACGTGACATCCTGATCACCGCTGTCGAAATCCGTTCCTTCGCTGGCCGTACCCGAAGTGGTATTGAACTCCACCTGGATGTCCTTAGACGCTTCCAGGGTGGAGGTGATGGTGAAGGTGATCGTTCCATCACTCTCATTCACGTTCACATCATTGACCGACAACGAAGCCGTGTCATTGTCGGTGATCTGCATGGTAGCGGAGTTATTCGAGGCACCAAGGGTCAGTCCCCCGGAGGGATTGATCAACGAAATCGTCGCCGTCTCGGTTAACGCTTCAACGACCGAGTCGTCCTG from Roseimaritima ulvae includes these protein-coding regions:
- a CDS encoding choice-of-anchor Q domain-containing protein, with the protein product MLGPLQNNGGPTATHALLPGSPAINAGTATAAPLTDQRGVTRDAVPDLGAFEVRSTAVVGAANTVTVAGNQITIDVFVENFGTQVAGNLMLVNDLDNTFGAGNFVLASAPVLVSDPGTLTLNPAYDGSGTTELLSAGSTLQSGGTAQIRIVVTLSTITDQGRGFGVYSNQSAVTSTGPGSVTSIDRSDSGSDPDPNGNGVPSEAGEDDATEFSVADITAPTVDIEINGGDAQRSMVSEITVRFSEVVSVDANSFSVQNTTTNTSFVPTVASQIVDGKTVTTLTFSGPEIIGGSLPDGNYTLNVIDTQVTDTSGNILDGDGDGRAGVSATDDFFRLFGDADGDRDVDRRDYWFLLQTYARGIGDTGFNSALDFDGDGEVDIHDFQSFQSNYRRILHP
- a CDS encoding nuclease-related domain-containing protein, with amino-acid sequence MGAILSWFAVFLGPVLVCLLGMLPLLVCVAYWRRLQSQKTRQNPLTRKLLRSPGHSLRKKIDDLDIEVDAILSAWILLPPLLCLVHVSDSYFRGTPESADRVVMGMFAAIGISLVIGRTLFKRFDELRQFKLGLEGELATGQELDQLMLEGCRVFHDIPFPYGNIDHVVVSRSGVFTVNTKMRGKPKEGEGKAEIVVDHEKDEIRFPDFKWRIPNRQLETEARWLSQHLSAAMGETIIAEPVLALPGWYISNRIGRGNVFVINPVKPKRFFVHSRQVLSDTRVSQLAHHLEQLCRDVQPSFREDPSWETPPSS